Proteins encoded by one window of Sphingomonas ginkgonis:
- a CDS encoding SDR family NAD(P)-dependent oxidoreductase, with the protein MANKLAIVTGASSGIGLELAKLAAQDGYDLIVAADTPFVDAGAGLQDLGVNVESLEADLSTDQGVKQLLDRVGGRQVDVLVANAGHGLGHAFLDQDPQDWRHVIETNITGTLLLIQPVARAMVQRGDGKILITGSIAGHLAGSFQAVYNGSKAFVDSFAAALNNELKDTGVTVTCLKPGATETEFFHRADLDDTKVGQAKKDDPAEVAKTGWEAMKDGKESVVYGLKNKLQVLASGVLGESQTAELHRQQAEPGSGNQ; encoded by the coding sequence ATGGCCAACAAGCTCGCCATTGTGACCGGTGCCTCGAGCGGCATCGGTCTCGAACTCGCCAAGCTCGCCGCCCAGGACGGCTACGACCTGATCGTCGCCGCCGACACGCCGTTCGTCGATGCCGGCGCGGGGCTGCAGGACCTCGGCGTCAACGTCGAATCGCTCGAGGCCGACCTGTCGACCGACCAGGGCGTCAAGCAGCTGCTCGACCGGGTCGGCGGACGCCAGGTCGACGTGCTGGTCGCCAACGCCGGCCACGGCCTCGGCCACGCCTTCCTCGACCAGGACCCGCAGGACTGGCGGCACGTGATCGAGACCAACATCACCGGCACGCTGCTGCTGATCCAGCCCGTGGCGCGGGCAATGGTCCAGCGCGGCGACGGAAAAATCCTCATCACCGGCTCGATCGCCGGGCATCTCGCCGGCAGCTTCCAGGCGGTCTACAACGGCTCCAAGGCGTTCGTGGACAGCTTCGCGGCGGCGCTCAACAACGAGCTCAAGGACACGGGCGTCACCGTCACCTGCCTCAAGCCGGGGGCGACCGAAACCGAGTTCTTCCACCGCGCCGACCTCGACGATACCAAGGTCGGGCAGGCCAAGAAGGACGACCCGGCCGAGGTCGCCAAGACCGGCTGGGAAGCGATGAAGGACGGCAAGGAGTCGGTCGTCTACGGGCTCAAGAACAAGCTTCAGGTGCTTGCTTCCGGAGTCCTCGGCGAATCCCAGACCGCCGAGCTGCACCGCCAGCAGGCCGAGCCCGGCAGCGGCAACCAGTAA
- a CDS encoding zinc-dependent alcohol dehydrogenase, giving the protein MRALTWHGRHDVRVDTVPDPEIVNPRDAIIKVTSTAICGSDLHLYDAYIPTLRAGDVLGHEFMGEVVEVGAKSTLKKGQRVVVPFTISCGSCFFCEKQQFSACDNSNPAETADMSETLMGHPMGAAFGYAHLTGGYAGGQAEYVRVPYSDVGPLVVPDHLEDDKVLFLSDILPTGWQGAVNADIEEGDTIAVWGCGPVGLFAIQSAFALGAHRVIAIDHYPRRLELAKQMGAEILDYREVNVLEALNELTGGIGPDAVIDCVGMESHGLAIDNIVDTVKAHSFLGTDRPHALRQMIIACRKGGRVSIPGVYGGFVDKFPLGALMEKGLQVKSGQTHMQKWMKPLLKMIEEGKLDTTFFISHRAPLEQASEMYRHWHDEQNDYTKIVLKPDMALPKAEQRQSAAAIA; this is encoded by the coding sequence ATGCGTGCACTCACCTGGCACGGTCGCCACGACGTTCGCGTCGACACCGTTCCTGATCCCGAGATCGTCAACCCGCGCGACGCCATCATCAAGGTGACCTCGACCGCGATCTGCGGCTCGGACCTCCACCTCTACGACGCCTACATCCCGACGCTGCGCGCCGGCGACGTGCTCGGCCACGAGTTCATGGGCGAGGTGGTCGAGGTTGGCGCCAAGTCGACGCTCAAGAAGGGCCAGCGCGTCGTCGTCCCCTTCACCATCAGCTGCGGCAGCTGCTTCTTCTGCGAGAAGCAGCAGTTCAGCGCCTGCGACAACTCGAACCCGGCCGAGACGGCCGACATGTCCGAGACTCTGATGGGCCACCCGATGGGCGCGGCGTTCGGCTATGCGCACCTGACCGGCGGCTACGCGGGCGGCCAGGCGGAATATGTCCGCGTGCCCTATTCGGACGTTGGGCCGCTGGTCGTTCCGGATCATCTGGAGGACGACAAGGTCCTATTCCTGTCGGACATCCTTCCGACCGGCTGGCAGGGCGCGGTCAACGCCGACATCGAGGAGGGCGACACGATCGCCGTCTGGGGCTGCGGCCCGGTCGGCCTGTTCGCGATCCAGTCGGCCTTCGCGCTGGGCGCGCACCGAGTCATCGCGATCGACCATTACCCGCGCCGGCTCGAGCTCGCAAAGCAGATGGGCGCCGAGATCCTCGACTATCGCGAGGTCAACGTGCTCGAGGCGCTCAACGAGCTGACCGGCGGCATCGGCCCCGACGCGGTGATCGATTGCGTCGGTATGGAAAGCCACGGGCTCGCTATCGACAATATCGTCGACACGGTGAAGGCGCATAGCTTCCTCGGCACCGACCGGCCCCACGCGCTGCGGCAGATGATCATCGCCTGCCGCAAGGGCGGGCGGGTCTCGATCCCGGGCGTCTATGGCGGGTTCGTCGACAAGTTCCCGCTCGGCGCTCTGATGGAGAAGGGGCTGCAGGTGAAGAGCGGCCAGACCCACATGCAGAAGTGGATGAAGCCGCTGCTCAAGATGATCGAGGAGGGCAAGCTCGACACCACCTTCTTCATCTCGCACCGGGCCCCGCTCGAGCAGGCGTCGGAGATGTACCGGCACTGGCACGACGAGCAGAACGACTACACCAAGATCGTCCTCAAGCCCGACATGGCGCTGCCGAAGGCCGAGCAGCGGCAGTCGGCCGCGGCAATCGCCTAG
- a CDS encoding SRPBCC family protein: MAEAHRGPRDRNNRNDSSSTTSTALIGAGIAAAAAGAALFFSKLARDQDDDGVTISDAPDHVLRGKAAKNEDKPLVGRTVTIGKPRQELYEFWRDFTRFPQFMDNVRTIEKLDEQRSRWTIEAPAGATVEVIARIVEDKPGERIVWQSEPDSQIETRGQVEFADAAPGRGTFVRLLMNYEPPAGEIGRLVAKLMQREPNVQARRDLRRFKSLMETGEVSTNASPSGRKSESPTEPRV, translated from the coding sequence ATGGCCGAAGCGCACCGCGGACCTCGCGACAGGAATAATCGAAACGACAGTAGTTCAACCACTTCGACGGCGCTGATCGGCGCCGGGATCGCCGCGGCCGCTGCCGGTGCCGCGCTGTTCTTCTCGAAGCTGGCGCGCGATCAGGACGATGATGGCGTGACCATCTCGGACGCTCCCGACCATGTCCTGCGGGGCAAGGCGGCGAAGAACGAGGACAAGCCGCTGGTCGGCCGCACCGTGACGATCGGCAAGCCGCGGCAGGAGCTGTACGAGTTCTGGCGGGACTTCACCCGCTTCCCGCAATTCATGGACAATGTCCGGACGATCGAGAAGCTCGACGAGCAGCGCTCGCGCTGGACGATCGAGGCGCCAGCCGGCGCGACGGTCGAGGTGATCGCCCGGATCGTCGAGGACAAGCCGGGCGAGCGGATCGTCTGGCAGTCCGAGCCGGATTCACAGATCGAGACCCGGGGGCAGGTCGAGTTCGCCGACGCGGCGCCGGGCCGCGGGACCTTCGTCCGGCTGCTGATGAACTATGAGCCGCCCGCCGGCGAGATCGGCCGGCTGGTTGCCAAGCTGATGCAGCGCGAGCCCAACGTGCAGGCGCGCCGCGACCTGCGCCGCTTCAAGTCGCTGATGGAGACGGGCGAGGTCTCGACCAACGCCTCGCCGTCCGGCCGCAAGTCCGAGTCCCCGACCGAGCCCCGAGTTTAG
- a CDS encoding aromatic amino acid transaminase, whose translation MLTQTTTHRRLADLAPVTTDSLLALIALCNADPRTDKIDVGVGVYRDGEGSTPILNVVKDAERKLFETQETKSYLGMNGDARFTELLRPILLGEHAGDRAIQGLQTPGGCGALVLAFKLIKAANPDARVLVGTPTWPNHIPIIRGVGLEIVEYPYYDRDGCAIQFDAMLAALRSARSGDVALLHACCHNPTGADLSEQQWDQVVDAVVERGLLPMVDIAYQGLGRGLDEDAYGLRKLIANCDEVLAAQSCDKNFGVYRDRVGSLWIKTAAEESSTTAMKTVMQLAREMWSMPPDHGAAAVRIVLDDPATAAAWREELAGMRDRINSLRARFAAADPRLAFIADQYGMFSMLPLSKDQVLELREKHAIYMADSGRFNVVGMSDAAVDRFVSAVSTVLAGRA comes from the coding sequence ATGCTGACCCAAACGACCACGCATCGCCGCCTGGCCGACCTGGCGCCCGTCACCACCGATTCGCTGCTGGCGCTGATCGCGCTGTGCAACGCCGATCCGCGCACGGACAAGATCGACGTCGGCGTCGGTGTCTACCGCGACGGGGAGGGAAGCACGCCGATCCTCAACGTGGTCAAGGACGCCGAGCGCAAGCTGTTCGAGACGCAGGAGACCAAGTCCTATCTCGGCATGAACGGCGACGCGCGCTTCACCGAGCTGCTGCGCCCGATCCTGCTTGGCGAGCATGCGGGCGACAGGGCGATCCAAGGGCTGCAGACGCCGGGCGGCTGCGGCGCGCTGGTGCTCGCGTTCAAGCTGATCAAGGCGGCCAACCCGGACGCGCGGGTGCTGGTCGGCACCCCGACCTGGCCCAACCATATTCCGATCATTCGCGGGGTCGGGCTCGAGATCGTCGAATATCCCTACTATGACCGCGACGGCTGCGCGATCCAGTTCGACGCGATGCTCGCCGCTTTGCGCTCGGCGCGATCGGGCGACGTGGCGCTCCTTCATGCCTGCTGCCACAATCCGACCGGTGCGGACCTCAGCGAGCAGCAGTGGGACCAGGTCGTCGACGCGGTGGTCGAGCGCGGGCTGCTGCCGATGGTCGACATCGCCTACCAGGGTCTCGGCCGCGGGCTCGACGAGGACGCCTATGGCCTCCGCAAGCTCATCGCCAACTGCGACGAGGTGCTGGCGGCGCAGAGCTGCGACAAGAATTTCGGCGTCTATCGCGACCGCGTCGGATCGCTGTGGATCAAGACCGCGGCGGAGGAGAGCAGCACCACCGCGATGAAGACGGTGATGCAGCTCGCGCGCGAGATGTGGTCGATGCCGCCGGACCATGGCGCCGCCGCGGTCCGGATCGTCCTCGACGATCCCGCCACCGCCGCTGCCTGGCGCGAGGAGCTGGCCGGCATGCGCGACCGCATCAACAGCCTCCGCGCGCGGTTCGCGGCAGCGGACCCGCGGCTCGCCTTCATCGCCGACCAGTACGGCATGTTCTCGATGCTGCCGCTGTCGAAGGATCAGGTGCTCGAGCTGCGCGAGAAGCACGCCATCTACATGGCCGACAGCGGGCGCTTCAACGTCGTCGGCATGTCGGACGCGGCGGTGGACCGCTTCGTCTCCGCCGTCTCGACCGTGCTCGCGGGTCGGGCCTGA
- a CDS encoding 2Fe-2S iron-sulfur cluster-binding protein, whose amino-acid sequence MVTKDFYPLTVAEIVEETDEARSIRFAVPPELVDTFNFRAGQHLTLRTLIGGEEVRRNYSLCVAPFDRELKVTVKQIAGGAFSNWVAASLRAGDTLDVMPPHGSFTVPFEACQAKRYVGIAGGSGITPILSLIRTALGTEPESRFTLFYGNRDSNSIIFLEQLAALKDRYLGRFELYHFLAEEEGDVALFNGMLDEAACSGAIEALVDDPHDVAAWFICGPGPMMDAAEAALLAKAVAPERIHIERFTAGRPSAALAAQMAELQSQASGVTMSVTLDGRTRRVPFAAGNILDSAREAGLPAPFACKAGVCATCRARVTAGEVEMAVHYGLTDEEVAAGYVLTCQSVPKGEGVAVDYDA is encoded by the coding sequence ATGGTGACCAAGGACTTCTACCCGCTCACCGTTGCCGAGATCGTCGAGGAGACCGACGAGGCGCGCTCGATCCGCTTCGCCGTGCCGCCCGAGCTGGTCGACACGTTCAACTTCCGCGCGGGCCAGCACCTTACGCTGAGGACGCTGATTGGCGGCGAGGAAGTGCGCCGCAACTATTCGCTGTGCGTCGCGCCGTTCGACCGCGAGCTCAAAGTCACGGTTAAGCAGATCGCCGGCGGGGCCTTCTCGAACTGGGTCGCGGCGAGCCTTCGGGCCGGGGACACGCTCGACGTCATGCCGCCGCACGGCAGCTTCACCGTTCCGTTCGAGGCGTGCCAGGCCAAGCGCTATGTCGGGATCGCCGGCGGATCGGGGATCACCCCCATATTGTCGCTGATCCGTACCGCGCTGGGCACCGAGCCGGAGAGCCGCTTCACGCTCTTCTACGGCAACCGCGACAGCAACAGCATCATCTTCCTCGAGCAGCTGGCGGCCTTGAAGGACCGCTATCTCGGCCGCTTCGAGCTCTACCATTTCCTTGCCGAGGAAGAGGGCGACGTCGCGCTGTTCAACGGCATGCTCGACGAGGCCGCCTGTTCGGGCGCGATCGAGGCCCTGGTCGACGATCCGCACGATGTTGCCGCCTGGTTCATCTGCGGCCCCGGCCCGATGATGGACGCGGCCGAGGCGGCGCTGCTGGCGAAAGCGGTGGCGCCCGAGCGGATCCATATCGAGCGCTTCACCGCCGGTCGCCCGTCCGCCGCGCTCGCCGCGCAGATGGCCGAGCTGCAGAGCCAGGCGAGCGGAGTGACGATGAGCGTCACGCTCGACGGCCGCACCCGCCGCGTGCCCTTCGCGGCAGGCAACATCCTCGACTCCGCGCGCGAGGCGGGGCTGCCCGCGCCGTTCGCCTGCAAGGCCGGAGTCTGCGCCACCTGCCGGGCGCGGGTGACCGCCGGCGAGGTCGAGATGGCGGTACACTACGGCCTTACCGACGAGGAGGTTGCGGCGGGCTATGTGCTGACCTGCCAGTCGGTCCCGAAAGGGGAAGGGGTCGCGGTCGACTACGACGCCTGA
- the paaC gene encoding 1,2-phenylacetyl-CoA epoxidase subunit PaaC produces MPSLPPIRPEDEAIAARIKPTGAFDAPGEEAHVSDRRDYLMRLGDDALVLGQRLSEWCGHAPSVEVDLSLANIALDLIGQATLLLGAAGDADALAFRRDVLDFRNCWLVEQPNGDFARTMARQLLFSTFQHLLYQRLTQSEDEAIAAVAAKAVKEVAYHRELAADWVVRLGDGTEESARRMADGFDWCWRFVPELFEVDEALDRLIGRGIAADPRAIEADYRAAIAATLAEAQLEQPRDQRPILGGRRGHHSEHLGHLLAVMQYLPRTYPDAQW; encoded by the coding sequence ATGCCGTCGCTTCCGCCGATCCGACCCGAGGACGAGGCCATCGCCGCGCGCATCAAGCCGACCGGCGCGTTCGACGCGCCCGGCGAGGAGGCGCATGTGTCCGACCGCCGCGACTATCTGATGCGGCTGGGCGACGACGCGCTGGTGCTCGGCCAGCGGCTCAGCGAATGGTGCGGCCACGCGCCGTCGGTCGAGGTCGACCTCAGCCTCGCCAATATTGCGCTCGACCTCATCGGACAGGCGACCTTGCTGCTCGGCGCGGCGGGGGATGCCGATGCGCTCGCGTTTCGCCGGGACGTGCTCGATTTTCGCAACTGCTGGCTGGTCGAGCAACCCAACGGCGACTTCGCCCGGACGATGGCGCGGCAGCTGCTCTTCTCGACCTTCCAGCACCTCCTCTATCAGCGACTGACCCAGAGCGAAGACGAGGCGATCGCCGCGGTCGCCGCAAAGGCGGTCAAGGAAGTCGCCTACCACCGCGAGCTTGCCGCCGACTGGGTCGTCCGGCTGGGCGACGGGACCGAAGAGAGCGCGCGGCGGATGGCGGACGGGTTCGACTGGTGCTGGCGCTTCGTGCCCGAGCTGTTCGAGGTCGACGAAGCGCTCGACCGGCTGATCGGGCGGGGCATCGCCGCCGACCCGCGCGCCATCGAGGCCGACTATCGCGCGGCGATCGCCGCTACGCTGGCGGAGGCGCAGCTCGAACAGCCGCGCGACCAGCGGCCGATCCTCGGCGGGCGCCGGGGCCACCACAGCGAGCATCTCGGCCACCTACTCGCCGTCATGCAATATCTTCCCCGGACTTACCCCGACGCACAATGGTGA
- the paaB gene encoding 1,2-phenylacetyl-CoA epoxidase subunit PaaB — protein sequence MSSGGAGSGDWPLWEVFVRAKGGLAHRHVGSVHAPDQELALAHARDTYTRRQEGVSLWVVRSADIVASDPDQAGELFEPAADKVYRHPTFYDIPDVVKHI from the coding sequence GTGAGCAGTGGCGGCGCGGGATCAGGGGACTGGCCGCTGTGGGAAGTCTTCGTCCGGGCCAAGGGTGGCCTGGCGCATCGTCACGTTGGCAGCGTTCATGCTCCTGACCAGGAGCTCGCGCTCGCCCATGCCCGCGACACCTACACCCGGCGACAGGAAGGGGTGAGCCTGTGGGTGGTGCGCTCGGCGGACATCGTCGCGAGCGACCCCGACCAGGCTGGCGAATTGTTCGAGCCCGCCGCCGACAAGGTTTACCGCCACCCGACCTTCTACGACATCCCCGACGTGGTGAAGCATATCTGA
- the paaA gene encoding 1,2-phenylacetyl-CoA epoxidase subunit PaaA, whose amino-acid sequence MYTTELSKSAEVRAIEDPELLAAFEARVAADEFIEPKDWMPEAYRRTLTRQISQHAHSEIVGMLPEGNWITRAPSLRRKAILLAKVQDEAGHGLYLYCAAETLGTSREEMIEALHSGKAKYSTIFNYPTLTWADIGAIGWLVDGAAIMNQVPLQRTSYGPYARAMVRVCKEESFHQRQGYELMMAMANGTPEQQRMAQDALDRWWWPSLMMFGPPDADSPNTAQSMRWRIKRETNDELRQKFVDISVLQAEYLGLKVPDADLRWNEAKGGYDYGEIDWDEFYAVVKGEGPVARERMAARRQAWEDGAWVREAASAHQAKRAARKAA is encoded by the coding sequence ATGTACACGACCGAGCTCAGCAAGAGCGCCGAGGTGCGCGCCATCGAGGATCCCGAGCTGCTTGCCGCCTTCGAGGCGCGGGTAGCGGCCGACGAGTTCATCGAGCCCAAGGACTGGATGCCCGAGGCCTATCGCCGGACCCTTACCCGGCAGATCAGCCAGCATGCGCACAGCGAGATCGTCGGAATGCTACCCGAGGGCAACTGGATCACGCGGGCGCCGAGCCTGCGGCGCAAGGCGATCCTGCTCGCCAAGGTGCAGGACGAGGCGGGGCACGGCCTCTATCTCTACTGCGCGGCGGAGACGCTGGGGACCAGCCGCGAGGAGATGATCGAGGCGCTGCACTCGGGCAAGGCCAAGTACAGCACCATCTTCAACTATCCGACGCTGACCTGGGCCGACATCGGCGCGATCGGCTGGCTGGTCGACGGCGCGGCGATCATGAACCAGGTCCCGCTGCAGCGGACCAGCTACGGCCCCTACGCCCGCGCGATGGTCCGGGTGTGCAAGGAGGAGAGCTTCCACCAGCGCCAGGGCTATGAGCTGATGATGGCGATGGCGAACGGCACGCCCGAGCAGCAAAGGATGGCGCAGGACGCGCTCGACCGCTGGTGGTGGCCGAGCCTGATGATGTTCGGGCCGCCCGACGCCGACAGCCCCAACACGGCGCAGTCGATGCGCTGGCGGATCAAGCGCGAGACCAATGACGAGCTCCGCCAGAAGTTCGTCGATATCAGCGTCCTGCAGGCCGAGTATCTCGGGCTCAAGGTGCCCGATGCCGACCTCCGGTGGAACGAGGCCAAGGGCGGCTACGACTATGGCGAGATCGACTGGGACGAGTTCTACGCGGTGGTGAAGGGCGAAGGCCCGGTCGCCCGCGAGCGCATGGCCGCGCGCCGCCAGGCGTGGGAGGACGGCGCCTGGGTCCGTGAGGCGGCCTCGGCGCACCAGGCGAAGCGCGCCGCGAGGAAGGCTGCGTGA
- the paaZ gene encoding phenylacetic acid degradation bifunctional protein PaaZ, with protein MKTTQLLNFAFDRWIAGDSASLVPLASALDGATVATTGSGGLDFAAMLRHAREVGGPALRRLSFHERARMLKALGLAIMARKDELYELNYQTGATRKDGWIDIEGGAGTLFSFSSKGRRELPDARVLLDGPLEPLGKTGTFVGQHIYTSLQGAAVHINAFNFPVWGMLEKLAPTILAGVPAIVKPASATAYLTEAAVRIMDEAEILPPGALQLIVGGVGDLFDHLTGQDVVSFTGSAHTAAKLRSHPVVMRESVKFVAEQDSLNASLLGPDAAPGTPEFDLFVREVVIEMTVKAGQKCTAIRRAMAPVEHLDAVEAAIRDKLASLKIGDPRDEASRMGALVSTAQRDDVRAKIGEMQAAGARVVAGDPDAEIGPDGGAFFAPVLLRADDPWGCEAIHDVEAFGPVSTVMPYRDLDDAIALANRGKGSLALSLFTHSPEAARDFVLGAAAFHGRMLVIDRDNHQESTGHGSPLPVLVHGGPGRAGGSEEMGGVRGVKHYMQRTAIQTSPAMIAAISGQYIPGGPKHVIEGSHPFRKHMRDLHVGDTLRTASRTVTLEDIEHFAHFTGDTFYAHMDEEAAKASPIFGGRVAHGYLILSFAAGLFVDPAPGPVLANTGLENLRFLTPLYPGDSMRVELTVRSKSLKSEETGVVRWAVEIFNQKNELVATYDLLTENLP; from the coding sequence ATGAAAACCACGCAGCTCCTGAACTTCGCCTTCGACCGCTGGATCGCCGGCGATTCCGCCAGCCTCGTCCCCCTCGCTTCCGCGCTCGACGGGGCGACGGTGGCGACGACCGGCTCGGGCGGGCTCGATTTCGCCGCCATGCTGCGCCACGCCCGCGAGGTCGGCGGCCCGGCGCTGCGGCGGCTGAGCTTCCACGAGCGGGCGCGCATGCTCAAGGCACTCGGCCTCGCGATCATGGCGCGCAAGGACGAGCTGTACGAGCTCAACTACCAGACCGGCGCGACCCGCAAGGACGGGTGGATCGACATCGAGGGCGGCGCCGGTACGTTGTTCAGCTTCTCGTCCAAGGGCCGGCGCGAGCTGCCCGACGCCAGGGTGCTGCTCGACGGCCCGCTCGAGCCACTGGGCAAGACAGGTACCTTCGTCGGCCAGCACATCTACACCTCGCTGCAGGGCGCGGCGGTCCACATCAACGCCTTCAACTTCCCCGTCTGGGGCATGCTCGAAAAGCTCGCCCCGACGATCCTCGCGGGCGTTCCGGCGATCGTGAAGCCGGCGAGCGCGACGGCCTATCTCACCGAGGCGGCGGTCCGGATCATGGACGAGGCGGAGATCCTTCCGCCCGGCGCGCTTCAGCTGATCGTCGGCGGGGTCGGCGATTTGTTCGACCATCTGACCGGGCAGGACGTGGTGAGCTTCACCGGTTCGGCGCACACCGCCGCCAAGCTTCGAAGCCATCCGGTGGTGATGCGCGAATCGGTCAAGTTCGTCGCCGAGCAGGACAGCCTCAATGCCTCGCTGCTCGGCCCCGATGCCGCGCCCGGAACCCCCGAGTTCGACCTGTTCGTCCGCGAGGTGGTCATCGAGATGACGGTGAAGGCGGGCCAGAAGTGCACCGCGATCCGTCGCGCCATGGCGCCGGTCGAGCATCTCGACGCGGTCGAGGCGGCGATCCGCGACAAGCTCGCGTCCCTGAAGATCGGCGATCCGCGTGACGAGGCGAGCCGGATGGGCGCGCTGGTCAGCACCGCGCAGCGCGACGATGTCCGAGCCAAGATCGGCGAGATGCAGGCCGCCGGTGCGAGGGTGGTGGCGGGCGACCCCGACGCGGAAATCGGTCCGGACGGCGGCGCCTTCTTCGCGCCGGTCCTGCTCCGCGCCGACGACCCTTGGGGCTGCGAGGCGATCCACGACGTCGAGGCGTTCGGCCCGGTTTCGACCGTCATGCCCTACCGCGACCTCGACGACGCGATCGCGCTCGCCAATCGCGGCAAGGGCAGCCTCGCCCTGTCGCTGTTCACCCATTCGCCCGAGGCCGCGCGCGACTTCGTGCTCGGCGCTGCGGCGTTCCACGGGCGCATGCTGGTCATCGACCGCGACAACCACCAGGAATCGACCGGCCACGGCTCGCCCCTCCCCGTCCTCGTCCACGGCGGCCCCGGCCGCGCCGGTGGAAGCGAGGAGATGGGCGGGGTGCGCGGGGTGAAGCACTATATGCAGCGCACCGCGATCCAGACCTCGCCGGCGATGATCGCGGCGATCAGCGGCCAGTATATCCCCGGCGGCCCCAAGCATGTGATCGAGGGTTCGCACCCCTTCCGCAAGCACATGCGCGACCTCCACGTCGGCGACACGCTGCGGACCGCGAGCCGCACCGTCACCCTCGAAGACATCGAGCATTTCGCCCACTTCACCGGCGACACCTTCTACGCCCACATGGACGAGGAGGCGGCGAAGGCCTCGCCGATCTTCGGCGGCCGGGTCGCGCACGGCTATCTCATCCTCAGCTTCGCCGCCGGCCTGTTCGTCGACCCCGCGCCGGGCCCGGTGCTCGCCAACACGGGGCTGGAGAACCTCCGCTTCCTGACCCCGCTCTATCCCGGCGATTCGATGCGGGTCGAGCTGACCGTCCGGTCCAAGTCGCTCAAGAGCGAGGAAACCGGCGTGGTCCGCTGGGCGGTCGAGATCTTCAACCAGAAAAACGAGCTGGTCGCGACCTACGACCTGCTGACGGAGAATCTGCCTTAA
- a CDS encoding ATPase, whose amino-acid sequence MPQISQLGEVYASQLFWLAIFFGAIFVVIGVGMLPKIQSTVDARDSKIAGDLAEAGKARETADRLEEEYRAAMDKSRADAAKLAADAKAAAAQATEARVTEADRSIEGRSQDALARIAESHRSALAEIEAVAAEATQAMVERVAGFAVDPAAARAAVSQELVHG is encoded by the coding sequence ATGCCTCAGATCAGCCAGCTCGGCGAAGTCTATGCATCGCAGCTGTTCTGGCTGGCGATCTTCTTCGGCGCGATCTTCGTCGTGATCGGTGTCGGCATGCTGCCGAAGATCCAGTCGACGGTGGACGCGCGCGACTCCAAGATCGCCGGCGATCTCGCGGAAGCCGGCAAGGCCCGCGAGACGGCCGACCGGCTCGAGGAAGAATATCGGGCGGCGATGGACAAGAGCCGGGCAGACGCCGCCAAGCTCGCGGCCGACGCCAAGGCCGCGGCCGCGCAGGCGACCGAGGCCCGGGTGACCGAGGCCGACCGCTCGATCGAGGGTCGTAGCCAGGACGCGCTCGCCCGGATCGCGGAGAGCCACCGCTCGGCGCTCGCCGAGATCGAGGCGGTCGCGGCCGAGGCGACCCAGGCGATGGTCGAGCGGGTGGCCGGCTTTGCCGTCGACCCGGCCGCCGCCCGTGCCGCCGTTTCGCAGGAGCTGGTCCATGGCTGA
- a CDS encoding F0F1 ATP synthase subunit C: MDANAAKLLGAGLAAIGVGMAALGVGNVFGSFLESALRNPAAADSQQGRLFIGFAASELLGLLAFVVAMILLFVA, translated from the coding sequence ATGGACGCAAACGCCGCCAAGCTTCTCGGTGCCGGTCTCGCCGCGATCGGCGTCGGCATGGCCGCCCTCGGGGTGGGCAACGTGTTCGGCTCGTTCCTCGAGAGCGCGCTTCGCAACCCGGCCGCCGCCGACAGCCAGCAGGGCCGCCTGTTCATCGGCTTCGCCGCGTCGGAGCTTCTCGGCCTGCTCGCGTTCGTCGTCGCGATGATCCTGCTGTTCGTCGCCTAA